The Thermodesulfobacteriota bacterium genome window below encodes:
- a CDS encoding HEAT repeat domain-containing protein, which translates to MRVCARLPLLLALWAALALGAAAGPGLASEGAEELEVLRAEIVSEDGNTRRKAAEGLGACGDPAAVPLLAEAYRAEGRDAFGVKAACAEALGRTGRPEAAQPLGEMLGDPDYWVRRKAAEALAHVPGEGATTILLRAAADPDPRVRAQALLSLASRRESRPALEAGLRDADDRVAAAAVEALAQWEGEGTRALLADAAKSPAWRVRLRAASALLRRGDPLGGQVLREEIVSGAHGGTALREAAAAGAAAVPLLRDLYRDPGLVEPERVLDALEGVEGREAGEFFVSLALDAAAPAPHRLRGASSAFDRRAELAPAQVERLAGLLEAQDPNLVGVALQLLGEGGGASHLSRIALLASHENPVLRHFALVNLARYGGPEHEAHLVEALSDPNGANVRLALEGLGRVGSAAALPPIRSLGQDVRLRRYAQAAAEAIEARR; encoded by the coding sequence ATGAGAGTCTGCGCTCGCTTGCCCCTGCTCCTCGCCCTTTGGGCGGCCCTTGCGCTGGGGGCCGCGGCGGGGCCCGGCCTGGCCTCGGAAGGGGCCGAGGAGTTGGAGGTCCTTCGAGCCGAGATCGTTTCGGAAGACGGCAACACGAGACGCAAGGCCGCCGAAGGCCTCGGGGCGTGTGGAGACCCGGCAGCAGTGCCGCTCCTGGCCGAGGCCTACCGGGCCGAGGGGCGCGACGCCTTCGGGGTCAAGGCCGCGTGCGCCGAGGCGCTCGGCCGCACCGGGCGCCCGGAGGCCGCGCAACCCTTGGGCGAGATGCTGGGGGATCCCGACTATTGGGTGCGCCGCAAGGCGGCGGAGGCCCTGGCCCACGTCCCCGGGGAGGGCGCGACCACCATCCTCCTGCGTGCGGCCGCCGACCCCGATCCCCGGGTGCGCGCCCAGGCCCTCTTGTCCCTGGCGTCGCGGCGGGAGTCCCGGCCAGCCTTGGAGGCCGGTTTGCGGGACGCGGACGACCGTGTGGCGGCGGCGGCGGTGGAGGCCCTGGCGCAGTGGGAAGGGGAGGGCACCCGGGCCCTGCTCGCCGACGCCGCCAAGAGCCCCGCCTGGCGGGTGCGGCTGCGGGCCGCGTCCGCCTTGCTGCGCCGGGGAGACCCCCTGGGTGGCCAGGTGCTGCGGGAGGAGATCGTCTCGGGCGCCCACGGGGGCACGGCCCTCCGGGAAGCCGCAGCGGCCGGGGCTGCTGCGGTGCCCTTGCTGCGCGACCTCTACCGCGACCCCGGCCTGGTCGAGCCGGAGCGGGTTCTCGATGCTCTGGAGGGGGTCGAGGGCCGGGAGGCGGGAGAGTTCTTCGTCTCCCTCGCGTTGGATGCCGCCGCCCCAGCCCCCCATCGGCTCCGGGGGGCGTCTTCGGCTTTCGACCGCAGGGCCGAGCTCGCGCCGGCCCAAGTGGAGCGGCTGGCCGGCCTCCTGGAGGCGCAGGACCCCAACCTGGTGGGGGTGGCTCTCCAGCTCCTGGGAGAGGGGGGCGGCGCTTCCCACCTGTCCCGCATCGCGCTCTTGGCCTCCCACGAGAATCCGGTGCTTCGGCACTTCGCCCTGGTGAACCTGGCCCGGTACGGGGGGCCGGAGCACGAGGCCCACCTCGTGGAGGCCCTCTCCGACCCCAACGGGGCCAACGTACGCCTGGCCCTCGAAGGCCTGGGCCGGGTGGGCAGCGCCGCCGCCCTGCCCCCGATCCGTTCGCTGGGCCAGGACGTGCGGCTGCGCCGCTACGCCCAGGCCGCCGCCGAGGCCATCGAGGCCCGCCGCTGA